A stretch of Myxococcus hansupus DNA encodes these proteins:
- a CDS encoding ribose-phosphate pyrophosphokinase, with protein sequence MQPRDFKVFAGNSNPGLAHRICEYLKRPLGKAEVGRFSDGEIHVEIGENVRGHDIFILQSTCPPANDHLMELLIMCDALKRASAGSITAVIPYYGYARQDRKVAPRTPITAKLIADLLESAGAGRVVSMDMHAGQIQGFFNIPSDHLYGSPVFLEDLRKRFPESQELVIVSPDAGGVERARAYSKRLNTGLAIIDKRRPRPNASEVMNLIGDVSGKDAVLVDDMVDTAGTLAQAAAALKAKGARRVVAYAVHPILSGPAIQRIQDSVLEEVVFTDTVPLSPAAQACSKIRLLTTERLFGEAIARIHRADSLSSLFV encoded by the coding sequence ATGCAGCCGCGTGACTTCAAGGTGTTCGCCGGGAACTCGAATCCCGGCCTGGCGCATCGCATCTGCGAGTACCTCAAGCGCCCTCTGGGCAAGGCGGAGGTCGGCCGTTTCTCGGACGGGGAGATACACGTCGAGATCGGCGAGAACGTCCGCGGCCACGACATCTTCATCCTCCAGTCGACCTGCCCGCCGGCGAACGACCACCTGATGGAGTTGCTCATCATGTGCGACGCCCTCAAGCGGGCGAGCGCCGGCTCCATCACCGCCGTCATTCCGTACTACGGGTATGCCCGTCAGGACCGGAAGGTGGCGCCGCGGACGCCCATCACCGCCAAGCTCATCGCGGACCTGCTGGAGTCCGCGGGCGCCGGGCGCGTGGTGTCCATGGACATGCACGCCGGGCAGATCCAGGGCTTCTTCAACATCCCCTCGGACCACCTCTACGGCTCGCCGGTGTTCCTGGAGGACCTGCGCAAGCGCTTCCCGGAGTCGCAGGAGCTGGTCATCGTCTCGCCGGACGCCGGCGGCGTGGAGCGCGCCCGCGCGTACTCCAAGCGGCTCAACACGGGCCTGGCCATCATCGACAAGCGCCGTCCCCGCCCCAACGCGTCCGAGGTGATGAACCTCATTGGCGACGTGAGCGGCAAGGACGCGGTGCTGGTGGACGACATGGTGGACACCGCCGGAACGCTGGCCCAGGCCGCCGCGGCGCTGAAGGCCAAGGGCGCGCGCCGGGTGGTGGCCTACGCGGTCCACCCCATCCTCTCCGGCCCGGCCATCCAGCGCATCCAGGACTCCGTGCTGGAAGAGGTCGTCTTCACCGACACGGTGCCGCTGTCTCCGGCGGCGCAGGCCTGCTCGAAGATCCGCCTGCTCACCACCGAGCGCCTCTTCGGCGAGGCCATTGCCCGCATCCACCGCGC